A genomic window from Micromonospora sp. WMMA1947 includes:
- a CDS encoding ABC transporter ATP-binding protein has translation MSAVVLRGFGWRHGGRKRWALRGVDLRVESGERVLLLGPSGAGKSTLLAALAGLLPEDSGEQEGTVEIDGLDPRKARERVGILFQDPQTQLVMARSGDDVAFGLENRGVPAGEIWSRVDEALHRVGFPYPRDRPTAALSGGEQQRLALAGTLALRPGLLLLDEPTANLDPAGAGLIRRAVANALDPDTTMILVEHRVTEALPLVDRVVVLEPGGGVRADGPPEAVFAAHGDALAAAGVWVPGHVAPPRHATTPPGDVLLTAERLGLPPRLNPTDLRVRAGEALAVLGPNGAGKSTLALLLGGLLKPGAGAVTASAELAGRDARTPPHRWRAPALVRRIGSVFQDPEHQFVTATVRDELALGPRRIGRAEPAVTATVDELLQRLRLDRLAGANPYTLSGGEARRLSVATALATAPRLLICDEPTFGQDRRTWLELVDLLAELRDAGHGVVTVTHDEDFVAALADRTLALHRPSAAVLP, from the coding sequence GTGAGCGCTGTGGTGCTGCGGGGGTTCGGGTGGCGGCACGGAGGACGCAAGCGCTGGGCTCTGCGCGGAGTGGATCTGCGTGTGGAGAGCGGCGAGCGGGTGCTACTGCTCGGGCCCTCCGGGGCCGGTAAGAGCACGTTGCTGGCGGCGCTGGCCGGGCTGCTGCCGGAGGACTCCGGCGAGCAGGAGGGCACCGTCGAGATCGACGGGCTGGACCCGCGCAAGGCGCGTGAGCGCGTTGGCATCCTGTTCCAGGACCCGCAGACCCAGCTCGTCATGGCCCGCTCCGGCGACGACGTGGCGTTCGGGCTGGAGAACCGGGGCGTACCGGCCGGCGAGATCTGGTCCCGCGTCGACGAGGCGCTGCACCGGGTCGGCTTCCCGTACCCCCGGGACCGCCCGACCGCCGCGCTCAGCGGCGGGGAGCAGCAGCGGCTGGCCCTGGCCGGCACGCTCGCGCTGCGCCCCGGACTGCTGCTGCTCGACGAGCCCACCGCCAACCTCGACCCGGCCGGCGCCGGCCTGATCCGCCGGGCCGTCGCGAACGCGCTCGACCCGGACACCACGATGATCCTGGTCGAGCACCGGGTCACCGAGGCGCTGCCGCTGGTCGACCGCGTCGTGGTGCTGGAACCCGGCGGCGGCGTCCGCGCCGACGGGCCGCCCGAGGCGGTCTTCGCCGCGCACGGCGACGCGCTGGCCGCCGCCGGGGTCTGGGTACCCGGCCACGTCGCGCCACCCCGGCACGCCACCACGCCGCCCGGCGACGTGCTGCTCACCGCGGAGCGGCTCGGCCTCCCGCCCCGGCTGAACCCCACCGATCTTCGGGTACGCGCCGGCGAGGCGCTCGCCGTCCTCGGCCCCAACGGGGCCGGCAAGTCCACACTGGCGCTGCTCCTGGGCGGCCTGCTGAAACCCGGAGCGGGGGCCGTCACCGCGTCCGCCGAACTCGCCGGGCGGGACGCGCGCACTCCCCCGCACCGCTGGCGGGCACCCGCTCTGGTCCGCCGGATCGGTTCGGTGTTCCAGGACCCGGAGCACCAGTTCGTCACCGCCACGGTCCGCGACGAGCTGGCGCTCGGCCCGCGCCGCATCGGCCGGGCCGAGCCGGCGGTCACCGCCACCGTGGACGAGCTGTTGCAGCGGTTGCGGCTGGACCGGCTGGCGGGCGCCAACCCGTACACCCTCTCGGGTGGCGAGGCGCGGCGGCTGAGCGTGGCGACGGCGCTGGCCACCGCGCCCCGCCTGCTGATCTGCGACGAGCCCACGTTCGGCCAGGACCGGCGGACGTGGCTGGAGCTGGTCGACCTGCTCGCCGAGCTGCGCGACGCCGGGCACGGCGTGGTCACGGTGACCCACGACGAGGACTTCGTCGCCGCGCTCGCCGACCGGACGCTCGCCCTGCACCGCCCGTCCGCCGCGGTGCTCCCGTGA
- a CDS encoding ECF transporter S component produces the protein MNRTDSNRWRTVDIVVASVIAVAFGVVFWAWGLLWSATDAAFAFFPPAQAVLYGVWLIPAVLAGLIIRKPGAALYCETVAAIISALLGSQWASIVILQGLMQGIGAELAFAAFRYRSFRLPVAVLAGALTGLGAAIFDFVYWNKAYDFASYRLPYALITIVSATIVAGLGAHVLTRALANTGVLDRFPAGRDRALV, from the coding sequence GTGAACCGTACCGACAGCAACCGCTGGCGTACCGTCGACATCGTCGTCGCCTCGGTCATCGCCGTCGCCTTCGGCGTCGTCTTCTGGGCCTGGGGCCTGCTCTGGAGCGCCACCGACGCGGCGTTCGCGTTCTTCCCGCCGGCGCAGGCAGTGCTCTACGGCGTGTGGCTGATCCCGGCGGTGCTCGCCGGCCTGATCATCCGCAAGCCGGGCGCCGCGCTGTACTGCGAGACGGTGGCCGCGATCATCTCCGCCCTGCTGGGCAGCCAGTGGGCGAGCATCGTGATCCTCCAGGGCCTGATGCAGGGCATCGGCGCCGAGCTGGCCTTCGCCGCGTTCCGGTACCGCTCGTTCCGCCTGCCGGTGGCGGTGCTGGCCGGTGCGCTGACCGGCCTCGGTGCTGCGATCTTCGACTTCGTCTACTGGAACAAGGCGTACGACTTCGCCTCCTACCGCCTCCCGTACGCGCTGATCACTATCGTCAGCGCCACTATCGTCGCCGGTCTGGGCGCGCACGTCCTCACCCGCGCGCTGGCGAACACCGGCGTGCTGGACCGCTTCCCCGCCGGTCGCGACCGCGCCCTGGTCTAG
- a CDS encoding alpha/beta hydrolase, translated as MLVDARGLTFEVRAGGPEGGDPVLLLHGFPQHSGEWDAVTPALHAAGLRTYALDQRGYSPGARPADIGAYRIPELVADAAAVLDALGVTRAHVVGHDWGAIVAWGLAAAHPDRVRTLTAVSVPHPAAMGHALATDPRQKVKSAYIALFRKPGTAEKVLLAWNGATLRKLLSGVGDAGTVARYAEPMREPGALTAALNWYRAMTGADMKAVAPVGVPTTFVWSDKDVAIGRTAAQACAARVTGDYRFVTLSGVSHWIPDEAPGPLAEAILARCTGTEEA; from the coding sequence ATGCTGGTGGATGCGCGGGGACTGACGTTCGAGGTACGCGCCGGCGGTCCCGAGGGCGGCGACCCGGTCCTGCTGCTGCACGGCTTCCCGCAGCACTCGGGCGAGTGGGACGCGGTCACGCCCGCGCTGCACGCCGCCGGGCTGCGCACGTACGCGCTCGACCAGCGCGGCTACTCGCCCGGCGCGCGTCCGGCCGACATCGGGGCGTACCGGATTCCGGAGCTGGTGGCCGACGCGGCGGCCGTGCTCGACGCGCTCGGGGTGACCCGCGCCCACGTGGTCGGCCACGACTGGGGCGCCATCGTGGCGTGGGGCCTGGCGGCGGCGCACCCGGACCGGGTGCGGACGCTGACCGCGGTGTCGGTGCCGCATCCGGCGGCGATGGGCCACGCGCTCGCCACCGACCCCCGGCAGAAGGTCAAGTCCGCCTACATCGCGTTGTTCCGCAAGCCCGGTACGGCGGAGAAGGTGCTGCTGGCGTGGAACGGCGCCACGCTGCGCAAGCTGCTGAGCGGCGTGGGCGACGCCGGTACGGTGGCGCGCTACGCCGAGCCGATGCGCGAGCCGGGCGCCTTGACGGCGGCGCTGAACTGGTATCGCGCGATGACCGGTGCGGACATGAAGGCGGTCGCCCCGGTCGGGGTGCCCACCACGTTCGTGTGGAGCGACAAGGACGTGGCGATCGGCCGGACGGCCGCGCAGGCGTGCGCCGCGCGCGTCACCGGTGACTACCGGTTCGTGACGCTGTCCGGCGTCAGCCACTGGATTCCGGACGAGGCGCCCGGCCCGCTGGCCGAGGCGATCCTCGCCCGTTGCACAGGAACGGAGGAGGCATGA
- a CDS encoding SIS domain-containing protein — protein sequence MTVSADAYLAVVTETIGRVAAAQRQNVADAADLIAAALRADGVVHAFGTGHSEALAMEIAGRAGGLVPTNRIALRDLVLIGGDPADVLGPKLERDPAVAHRLYELAPIRPQDVFVLASNSGVNGAMVEFASIVKERGHGLVAITSAQHSARMTSRHPSGRKLADFADVVLDNGAPYGDATLPLPGGGAVGAVSSITAALLAQQIVTEVVARLVAAGQRPPVYLSANITGGDEHNAELEARYAGRIRRGS from the coding sequence ATGACGGTGAGCGCCGACGCGTACCTGGCGGTGGTGACCGAGACGATCGGCCGGGTGGCCGCCGCGCAGCGGCAGAACGTGGCCGACGCGGCCGACCTGATCGCGGCCGCGCTGCGCGCCGACGGTGTGGTGCACGCGTTCGGCACCGGGCACTCCGAGGCGCTGGCCATGGAGATCGCCGGGCGGGCCGGCGGCCTGGTGCCCACCAACCGGATCGCGTTGCGGGACCTGGTGCTGATCGGCGGCGACCCGGCCGACGTGCTCGGCCCGAAGCTGGAACGCGATCCGGCCGTGGCGCACCGCCTCTACGAGCTGGCGCCGATCCGGCCGCAGGACGTGTTCGTGCTGGCCTCGAACTCGGGCGTGAACGGGGCGATGGTCGAGTTCGCGTCCATCGTGAAGGAACGCGGGCACGGCCTGGTGGCGATCACCTCGGCGCAGCACTCGGCCCGGATGACCTCGCGGCACCCGTCCGGCCGCAAGCTCGCCGACTTCGCCGACGTGGTGCTGGACAACGGAGCCCCGTACGGCGACGCGACGTTGCCGCTTCCGGGTGGCGGCGCGGTCGGCGCGGTCTCCTCGATCACCGCGGCGCTGCTCGCGCAGCAGATCGTCACCGAGGTGGTGGCCCGGCTGGTCGCGGCGGGGCAGCGCCCGCCGGTCTACCTGTCCGCGAACATCACCGGCGGCGACGAGCACAACGCCGAGCTGGAGGCACGGTACGCGGGCCGGATCCGCAGGGGTTCCTGA
- a CDS encoding DUF6328 family protein, which produces MSKESEKQRWQRNFADLLQELRVAQTGVQILFAFLLTLPFSNGFGRTTEFQRDVYILALLTAAASAAMIISPVAFHRALFRQGRKPELVRFAHRMATGGLFFMLIAMVSSVLLVTDFVLDRPIAFLLSTLTGLWFLTFWAILPFSRRNWGEDDIDDEDDSPQSLTD; this is translated from the coding sequence GTGTCCAAGGAATCCGAGAAGCAGCGCTGGCAGCGCAACTTCGCCGATCTGTTGCAGGAGCTGCGGGTCGCGCAGACAGGCGTGCAGATCCTCTTCGCCTTCCTGCTGACGCTGCCGTTCAGCAACGGGTTCGGCCGGACCACGGAGTTCCAGCGCGACGTCTACATCCTGGCGCTGCTGACCGCCGCCGCGTCCGCCGCGATGATCATCTCTCCGGTCGCGTTCCACCGGGCGTTGTTCCGGCAGGGCCGCAAGCCGGAGCTGGTCCGCTTCGCCCACCGGATGGCCACCGGCGGCCTGTTCTTCATGCTGATCGCGATGGTCAGCTCGGTCCTGCTGGTCACCGACTTCGTGCTGGACCGGCCGATCGCGTTCCTGCTCAGCACGCTCACCGGCCTGTGGTTCCTGACCTTCTGGGCGATCCTGCCGTTCAGCCGGCGCAACTGGGGTGAGGACGACATCGACGACGAGGACGACAGCCCGCAGTCGCTGACCGACTGA
- a CDS encoding acyl-CoA dehydrogenase family protein codes for MTTTQNSRPESPDGAGPLPTEAGQVSEKEARQVAEAARESAWDRPSFGKELFLGRFRLDLIDPWPRPDPAEVARADEFLGALRAYLTSEVDGEAIERDARIPDEVFHGLAGLGTFGMKIDRKYGGLGLSNLHYCRALMLVGSVNPAVSALLSAHQSIGVPQPLKMFGTPEQKDRFLPRLAAGEVSAFLLTEPDVGSDPARLATTAEPTADGTGYRLNGVKLWATNGTLATLLVVMARVPAAEGRRGGITAFVVEGDSDGITVERRNSFVGLRGLENSLTRFHDVFVPKENVIGGEGKGLKIALTTLNTGRLSLPAMCVGAGKWALNVAREWAADRVQWGRPVGEHEAVAKKLSFIAATTYGMESMLDLSCMLADDDRNDIRIEAALVKLYASEMAWRIADELIQIRGGRGYETADSLAARGERPAAVEQLLRDLRINRIFEGSTEIMHLLIAREAVDAHLSVAGDIIDPDAGLGRKAKAGARAGAFYAKWLPTLAVGKGQTPGAYQEFGPLAGHLRHVERTSRKLARSTFYAMSRWQGKMERKQAFLGRVVDIGAELFAMSAVCVRAYAERDAHPENVELADLFCRQARLRVDELFTGLWSNTDSVDVAAAKRIVAGRYAALEDGVVTPPADLPWVARWEPGPSTEQDVRRRIPPAG; via the coding sequence GTGACCACGACACAGAACAGCCGGCCCGAGTCACCCGACGGTGCGGGGCCGCTTCCCACCGAGGCGGGCCAGGTCTCCGAGAAGGAGGCCCGCCAGGTCGCCGAGGCGGCCCGCGAGTCGGCCTGGGACCGGCCCAGCTTCGGCAAGGAACTGTTCCTCGGCCGCTTCCGGCTCGACCTGATCGACCCGTGGCCCCGCCCCGACCCGGCCGAGGTGGCCCGCGCGGACGAGTTCCTCGGCGCGCTGCGCGCGTATCTGACGTCCGAGGTGGACGGTGAGGCGATCGAGCGGGACGCGCGCATCCCCGACGAGGTGTTCCACGGCCTGGCCGGGCTCGGCACGTTCGGCATGAAGATCGACCGGAAGTACGGCGGGCTCGGCCTGAGCAACCTGCACTACTGCCGGGCGCTGATGCTCGTCGGCTCGGTGAACCCGGCGGTCAGCGCGCTGCTCTCCGCGCACCAGTCGATCGGCGTGCCGCAGCCGCTGAAGATGTTCGGCACGCCCGAGCAGAAGGACCGGTTCCTGCCCCGGCTCGCGGCCGGTGAGGTCTCCGCGTTCCTGCTCACCGAGCCGGACGTCGGCTCCGACCCGGCCCGGCTCGCCACCACCGCCGAGCCCACCGCCGACGGCACCGGCTACCGGCTCAACGGGGTGAAGCTCTGGGCCACCAACGGCACGCTCGCCACGCTGCTGGTGGTGATGGCCCGGGTGCCGGCCGCAGAGGGGCGGCGCGGCGGCATCACCGCGTTCGTGGTGGAGGGCGACAGCGACGGCATCACCGTGGAACGGCGCAACTCCTTCGTCGGGCTGCGTGGCCTGGAGAACAGCCTCACCCGGTTCCACGACGTGTTCGTGCCGAAGGAGAACGTGATCGGCGGCGAGGGCAAGGGCCTGAAGATCGCGCTGACCACGTTGAACACCGGGCGGCTCTCGCTGCCGGCCATGTGCGTCGGCGCCGGCAAGTGGGCGCTCAACGTGGCCCGCGAGTGGGCGGCGGACCGGGTCCAGTGGGGTCGGCCGGTGGGTGAGCACGAGGCGGTGGCGAAGAAGCTGTCCTTCATCGCCGCCACCACGTACGGCATGGAGTCGATGCTCGACCTGTCCTGCATGCTCGCCGACGACGACCGCAACGACATCCGGATCGAGGCGGCGCTGGTCAAGCTCTACGCCAGCGAGATGGCCTGGCGGATCGCCGACGAGCTGATCCAGATCCGCGGTGGCCGCGGCTACGAGACGGCCGACTCGCTCGCCGCCCGGGGAGAGCGACCGGCCGCCGTCGAGCAGCTCCTGCGCGACCTGCGGATCAACCGGATCTTCGAGGGCTCCACCGAGATCATGCACCTGCTGATCGCCCGCGAGGCGGTCGACGCGCACCTGTCCGTGGCGGGCGACATCATCGACCCGGACGCCGGGCTGGGCCGCAAGGCCAAGGCGGGCGCGCGGGCCGGCGCCTTCTACGCGAAGTGGCTGCCCACGCTCGCCGTCGGCAAGGGGCAGACGCCCGGGGCGTACCAGGAGTTCGGGCCGCTGGCCGGGCACCTGCGCCACGTCGAGCGGACCTCCCGCAAGCTGGCCCGGTCGACCTTCTACGCGATGTCGCGCTGGCAGGGGAAGATGGAGCGCAAGCAGGCGTTCCTCGGCCGGGTGGTGGACATCGGGGCGGAGCTGTTCGCGATGAGCGCGGTCTGCGTCCGGGCCTACGCCGAGCGGGACGCGCACCCGGAGAACGTCGAGTTGGCCGACCTGTTCTGCCGTCAGGCCCGGCTGCGCGTCGACGAGCTGTTCACCGGCCTGTGGTCGAACACCGACTCGGTCGACGTGGCCGCCGCCAAGCGGATCGTCGCCGGCCGGTACGCCGCACTGGAGGACGGCGTGGTCACGCCGCCGGCCGACCTGCCGTGGGTGGCCCGCTGGGAACCGGGGCCGTCCACCGAGCAGGACGTCCGCCGTCGCATTCCGCCCGCCGGCTGA
- a CDS encoding metalloregulator ArsR/SmtB family transcription factor has protein sequence MTGTNGYDAFEGAGDLLRALSAPIRLAIVSELAEGERCVHELVEKLGAPQPLVSQHLRVLRGAGVVRGSRRGREIAYALVDDHVAHIVADAVSHAGEGSH, from the coding sequence GTGACCGGCACGAACGGGTACGACGCCTTCGAGGGTGCGGGTGACCTGCTGCGCGCGCTCTCGGCCCCGATCCGGCTCGCGATCGTCAGCGAGCTGGCCGAGGGCGAGCGCTGCGTGCACGAGCTGGTCGAGAAGCTCGGCGCGCCGCAGCCGCTCGTCTCCCAGCACCTGCGGGTGCTGCGCGGCGCCGGGGTGGTACGCGGGTCGCGGCGCGGCCGGGAGATCGCGTACGCGCTGGTCGACGACCACGTCGCGCACATCGTGGCGGACGCGGTCAGTCACGCCGGCGAAGGGTCGCACTGA
- a CDS encoding metal ABC transporter permease, translated as MDLFQYDFMLRALVGALIIGLAAPALGIYLVQRRLALIGDGLGHVALTGVGAGLLLNRSPVLVAVIAATLGAIVIELVRAYGRTSGDLALALLFYGGIAGGVMLVGLSDASSGSLNAYLFGSLTTTSRTDLITIGVLGAVLLVTMLVLRPALFAVCHDEEYARVSGLPVRTLNLVIAVGTAVTVTIAMRAVGVLLISALMVVPVAAAQQVTRGFRSTMAAAMALGLFAAGTGVWVAATADTAPGASVVLVAIGSFLLVALAAAGLRALRRRTRTDRATPPPEPAEHEVLLR; from the coding sequence ATGGACCTCTTCCAGTACGACTTCATGCTCCGCGCCCTGGTCGGCGCGCTGATCATCGGGCTGGCCGCCCCGGCGCTCGGCATCTACCTGGTGCAGCGCCGGCTGGCGTTGATCGGCGACGGGCTCGGGCACGTGGCGCTCACCGGCGTCGGCGCGGGACTGCTGCTCAACCGCTCCCCCGTGCTGGTGGCGGTGATCGCCGCGACGCTCGGCGCGATCGTGATCGAGCTGGTCCGCGCGTACGGGCGCACGTCCGGCGACCTCGCGCTGGCGCTGCTGTTCTACGGCGGCATCGCCGGTGGCGTGATGCTGGTCGGGCTCTCCGACGCCAGCAGCGGGTCGCTCAACGCGTACCTGTTCGGGTCGCTGACCACCACCTCCCGCACCGACCTGATCACCATCGGTGTGCTCGGCGCGGTGCTGCTGGTGACCATGCTGGTGCTGCGCCCGGCGCTGTTCGCGGTGTGCCACGACGAGGAGTACGCCCGGGTGTCCGGCCTGCCGGTGCGGACGCTGAACCTGGTCATCGCGGTCGGCACCGCGGTCACGGTGACCATCGCCATGCGGGCGGTCGGGGTGCTGCTGATCAGCGCGCTGATGGTGGTGCCGGTGGCCGCCGCGCAGCAGGTGACCCGGGGATTCCGGTCGACCATGGCGGCGGCCATGGCGCTGGGCCTGTTCGCCGCCGGCACCGGGGTGTGGGTGGCCGCCACCGCGGACACCGCGCCCGGCGCGTCGGTGGTGCTCGTGGCGATCGGCTCGTTCCTGCTGGTCGCGCTCGCGGCGGCCGGTCTGCGGGCGCTGCGGCGGCGGACCCGGACCGACCGGGCGACGCCGCCGCCCGAGCCGGCCGAGCACGAGGTGCTGCTGCGGTGA
- a CDS encoding metal ABC transporter ATP-binding protein, protein MTPPVIEIAHATVGYDGRPVLRDVSLTVTASEVVAVLGANGSGKSTLVRAALGLVPVGAGSVALFGTPQRRFRQWHRIGYVPQRLGAGSGVPATVGEVVASGRLARRGVLRPAGRADREAVAAALDAVGLADRAGDPVSTLSGGQQQRTLIARALAGGPELLVLDEPTAGVDAASQEAFAGALRTFRDGGGTVLLVAHELGPLRPLISRAVVVHQGGIAHDGAVPEPAGHHADPDHEHVHPHCDEEPARLWTGI, encoded by the coding sequence ATGACCCCACCGGTGATCGAGATCGCGCACGCCACCGTCGGCTACGACGGCCGCCCGGTGCTGCGTGACGTCTCGTTGACAGTGACCGCTTCCGAGGTGGTCGCCGTGCTCGGCGCCAACGGCTCCGGCAAGTCGACGCTCGTGCGCGCCGCGCTCGGCCTGGTGCCGGTCGGCGCCGGGTCGGTCGCCCTGTTCGGCACACCGCAGCGCCGCTTCCGGCAGTGGCACCGCATCGGGTACGTGCCGCAGCGGCTCGGCGCGGGCAGCGGAGTGCCCGCCACCGTGGGCGAGGTGGTGGCGTCCGGGCGGCTGGCCCGCCGGGGCGTACTGCGGCCCGCCGGGCGGGCGGACCGGGAGGCGGTGGCGGCGGCGCTGGACGCGGTCGGGCTCGCCGACCGGGCCGGCGACCCGGTGTCGACGCTCTCCGGCGGCCAGCAGCAGCGCACCCTGATCGCCCGCGCGCTCGCCGGCGGGCCGGAGCTGCTGGTGCTCGACGAGCCGACCGCCGGGGTGGACGCGGCCAGCCAGGAGGCGTTCGCCGGGGCGCTGCGCACGTTCCGCGACGGCGGGGGCACGGTGCTGCTCGTCGCGCACGAGCTGGGCCCGCTGCGCCCGCTGATCAGCCGGGCCGTGGTGGTGCACCAGGGCGGGATCGCCCACGACGGCGCGGTGCCCGAACCGGCCGGCCACCACGCCGACCCGGACCACGAGCACGTGCACCCGCACTGCGACGAGGAGCCGGCCCGGCTCTGGACAGGCATCTGA
- a CDS encoding metal ABC transporter substrate-binding protein: protein MTVRAPRRILTAATTALLAAAGLTACGDGTGAASEPGKVGVVAAFYPLQFLAERIGGDTVAVSNLTKPGAEPHDLELNPRQVGQVVDADLVVYLSGFQPAVDEAVEQNGGARAFDVAGVTPLRDAAAGGHDHDHEGEAGHTEEGGGKDPHVWLDPTRLATIGDKLAERLGKADPDHAADYTARADALRTELTKLDTEYADGLRTCQRREIVTSHTAFGYLTERYQLEQIGISGLTPESEPSPKRLAEVAEEARKHQAGTIFFETLVSPKVAETIAREVGAKTAVLDPLEGPPADGDYLSAMRTNLQTLRTALDCS from the coding sequence ATGACCGTTCGCGCACCTCGCCGCATCCTGACCGCCGCAACCACCGCCCTGCTCGCCGCCGCCGGCCTGACCGCCTGCGGGGACGGCACAGGCGCCGCGAGCGAGCCGGGCAAGGTCGGCGTGGTGGCCGCGTTCTACCCGCTCCAGTTCCTGGCCGAGCGGATCGGCGGCGACACGGTAGCGGTCAGCAACCTCACCAAGCCGGGCGCCGAGCCGCACGACCTGGAACTCAACCCGCGGCAGGTCGGCCAGGTGGTCGACGCCGACCTGGTCGTCTACCTCAGCGGCTTCCAGCCGGCGGTGGACGAGGCGGTGGAGCAGAACGGCGGCGCCCGCGCGTTCGACGTGGCGGGCGTCACGCCGCTGCGGGACGCCGCCGCCGGTGGCCACGACCACGACCACGAGGGCGAGGCCGGGCACACCGAGGAGGGCGGAGGCAAGGACCCGCACGTCTGGCTCGACCCGACCCGGCTGGCCACCATCGGCGACAAGCTCGCCGAGCGGCTCGGCAAGGCCGACCCGGACCACGCCGCCGACTACACCGCCCGCGCCGACGCGCTGCGTACCGAGCTGACGAAGCTCGACACCGAGTACGCCGACGGCCTGCGCACCTGCCAGCGCCGGGAGATCGTCACCAGCCACACCGCGTTCGGCTACCTGACCGAGCGCTACCAGCTGGAGCAGATCGGCATCAGCGGGCTCACCCCGGAGTCCGAGCCGTCCCCGAAGCGGCTCGCCGAGGTCGCCGAGGAGGCCCGGAAGCACCAGGCCGGCACGATCTTCTTCGAGACGCTCGTCAGCCCGAAGGTCGCCGAGACCATCGCGCGTGAGGTCGGCGCGAAGACGGCCGTCCTGGACCCGCTGGAGGGCCCGCCCGCCGACGGCGACTACCTCTCCGCGATGCGCACCAACCTGCAGACCCTGCGAACCGCTCTGGACTGTTCATGA
- a CDS encoding DUF6703 family protein — MQRTQSPVLSRLARLNPTAVFLATLAVVLVGLFAPGPAGGVLLLVLAGGLVWLMSVTWPVQAPATRMLRLVMLTLLIAVALAKVMVG, encoded by the coding sequence ATGCAGCGTACGCAGAGTCCTGTGCTGTCCCGGTTGGCACGGCTCAACCCGACGGCGGTGTTCCTGGCCACGCTGGCCGTGGTGCTTGTCGGCCTCTTCGCGCCCGGCCCGGCGGGCGGCGTCCTGCTGCTCGTGCTGGCCGGCGGGTTGGTCTGGCTGATGTCGGTCACCTGGCCGGTGCAGGCCCCGGCGACCCGGATGCTCCGGCTGGTGATGCTCACCTTGTTGATCGCGGTGGCGCTGGCGAAGGTCATGGTCGGCTGA
- a CDS encoding antibiotic biosynthesis monooxygenase family protein translates to MLVTNRFVVEAETVDEFTRAAHAALAALAARPGYLRGELLRALDDPAHWVLITEWESVGAYRRALGGFDVKVTAVPLLARSVDEPSAYETLASAAPDGEIVVVASDRAAGPYR, encoded by the coding sequence GTGCTGGTCACCAACCGCTTCGTGGTGGAAGCCGAAACGGTGGACGAGTTCACCCGGGCGGCGCACGCCGCACTGGCCGCGCTCGCCGCCCGCCCCGGCTACCTGCGCGGTGAACTGCTGCGGGCGCTCGACGACCCGGCCCACTGGGTCCTGATCACCGAGTGGGAGTCGGTCGGGGCGTACCGGCGGGCACTCGGCGGATTCGACGTCAAGGTCACCGCCGTGCCGTTGCTCGCCCGATCGGTGGACGAGCCGTCCGCGTACGAGACGCTCGCCAGCGCCGCCCCCGACGGGGAGATCGTCGTCGTCGCCAGCGATCGTGCCGCAGGCCCGTACCGCTGA